One part of the Vicia villosa cultivar HV-30 ecotype Madison, WI linkage group LG6, Vvil1.0, whole genome shotgun sequence genome encodes these proteins:
- the LOC131610635 gene encoding stemmadenine O-acetyltransferase-like, whose protein sequence is MEIERVSRETIKPSSPTPCHLRIYPLSFIDNMFVCNVPLLLFYNPDKSNDQFSKISQLKRSLSHVLSKYYIFAGRLKDRITIECEDQGVPFLVTKITNKLSDILQHPEEKLLNSLFADGLQWKDADSSVALVAIQINCFECGGMAISICMNHRCGDASTLINFMKEWAIINKKLQEEENGEELLIVPFPLLEGGASIFPQKNLPIFPQSVLNRQKNMIGKRFVFQPKIINFLKELASSSYVLYPSRVLVVKAWIYKHAVSSMGLNFKTSSFQMAVDLRKRMIPPLSEKCVGNIVWMSSMIADKEEMELKDVVCKIKQGLCEFCDIYPKLFGGNNFSLLSEFMNKIIDLKSKKKDGIGFSSWCNFAVYEVDFGWGKPTWVTTCGCPWKNFVILMDRKDGNGIDAIVSLEENHMTKFEHEYVELLRYASPKL, encoded by the coding sequence ATGGAGATTGAAAGAGTTTCTAGAGAAACCATCAAACCTTCATCACCAACTCCTTGTCACCTTAGAATATATCCACTTTCTTTTATAGATAACATGTTTGTTTGTAATGTTCCACTACTCTTGTTTTACAACCCAGACAAGAGTAATGaccaattttcaaaaatatcacaACTCAAAAGATCATTATCTCATGTTCTATCCAAATACTATATTTTTGCTGGCAGGTTGAAAGATAGAATTACTATTGAATGTGAAGATCAAGGTGTGCCGTTTTTGGTGACAAAGATAACAAATAAACTATCAGATATCCTCCAACACCCAGAAGAAAAATTGTTGAACTCTTTGTTCGCTGACGGGTTGCAATGGAAAGACGCAGATTCGAGTGTTGCTTTAGTAGCCATTCAAATTAATTGTTTTGAATGTGGAGGAATGGCTATAAGTATTTGCATGAATCACAGATGTGGAGATGCTTCCACACTTATTAATTTCATGAAGGAATGGGCTATCATCAATAAAAAAttacaagaagaagaaaatggagAAGAATTATTAATAGTACCATTTCCTTTACTTGAGGGAGGAGCTTCAATTTTCCCACAAAAAAACTTACCTATTTTCCCACAATCTGTTCTTAATAGACAAAAGAATATGATAGGTAAACGATTTGTATTtcaaccaaaaataattaattttctcaaGGAATTGGCAAGTTCTAGTTATGTACTTTATCCCTCGCGAGTCCTAGTTGTAAAAGCTTGGATTTACAAGCACGCGGTTTCATCAATGGGATTAAATTTCAAGACATCGTCGTTTCAAATGGCCGTAGATCTTCGCAAAAGAATGATACCTCCGTTGTCTGAAAAGTGTGTGGGAAATATAGTTTGGATGTCATCTATGATCGCTGATAAGGAGGAAATGGAGTTGAAAGATGTAGTATGCAAAATCAAACAAGGGTTGTGTGAATTTTGTGACATTTATCCAAAATTATTTGGAGGGAATAATTTTTCGTTGTTATCCGAGTTCATGAATAAAATTATTGATCTCAAATCTAAGAAAAAAGATGGGATTGGTTTTAGTAGTTGGTGTAATTTTGCAGTATATGAAGTAGATTTTGGATGGGGAAAACCAACATGGGTTACTACTTGTGGTTGTCCTTGGAAGAATTTCGTAATTCTGATGGATAGAAAAGATGGAAACGGGATTGATGCAATAGTGAGCTTGGAAGAGAATCATATGACTAAATTTGAGCATGAATATGTGGAGCTTCTTCGATATGCTTCTCCTAAGTTGTGA